A segment of the Calditerricola satsumensis genome:
CGGCCAGCCGACGCGTACGGCCAGATGGCCCATACGGTACGGCGGCAGCTCATTGCCCTCGTCGTCGAGGATGGCCACCTGGACGCCGGGAACCGGCTTGCCCATCGACCCGGGTTTGATGTCCATGCAGCGGTAGTTCGAGCAGATGATGCCGCCCGTCTCCGTCATCCACCAGTTGTCGTGGATGCGGAGGCCGAACACCTTCAGGCCCCACCGCACCACTTCGGGGTTGAGCGGCTCACCGGCGCTCAAAATGTGCCGCAGGGAGGAGAGATCGTACTCCCGGGCCACCGCTTCGCCGGCGCCCATGAGCATGCGGAAGGCCGTCGGGGCGCTGTACCACACGGTGACGCGGTATTTCTCGATGGTGGCGTACCACTCGCGGGGGTCGAACCGGCCGCCGCGGATGACGTTCGTGACGCCGTGCAGCCAGGGGGCAAAGACGCCGTAGGAGGTGCCGGTCACCCAGCCGGGGTCGGCCGTGCACCAGTAGATGTCGTCTTCCTTCAGGTCGACCGCCCACAGCCCGGTCCAATAGTGATGGATCATCGCGTTGTGCACGTACAGCACGCCCTTGGGCTTGCCCGTGGAGCCGGAGGTGTAGTGCAGGATCATCCCGTCTTCGCGGTCGACCCATTCGATCTCCAGTTCCTCCTCCGCCGCGGCCATCTCCTTCTGGTAGTCGTAATAGCCGACGCCGTCGCCTTGGGGGAGGTCATCCCCCGCACCGACCAGGAGGATGTGCTTCAGCGCCGGCAGATCCTTCACTGGCACCCGGGGCAGGAGTTTCGGCGTGGTGACCAGGGCCACGGCTTCGCTGTCCTGCAGGCGGTCGCGCACCGCCTCTTCCATGAACGCCTCGAACAGCGGTCCGGCGATGGCACCGATCTTGAGAATGCCGAGCAGGCTGACGTACAGCTCCGGTGAGCGCGGCAGGAAGAGGAAGACGCGGTCGCCCTTGCGCACGCCCAGCTTGCGCAGCACGTTGCCGAACTTGTTCGACAGCACGCGCAGCTCGTCGTAGGTGTACGCCTCGTCTCGTCCCGTCGGGTCGCTGTAGTAGAGGGCGACCTTGTCCTTGCGCGATCCGGCGCAGTGGCGGTCGATGCACTCGTAGGCCATGTTCACCCGCCCCGTTTTGGCCCACGAGAAGACCCGTTCCGCCCCTTCCCAGGTGAAGGTGCGGTATGTCTCCTCATAATTCTCCAGGTTGGGCGTTATCCCGGGCATAGGCGGAATCCGTTCCGTCACTTGCGGCATTGTCTGGCAACCTCCCATACTGGAGTGGCGTTCGAACGTTTTGGCGGTTTTTCCCCCAAACGTTCATCCTTTTTTCAATAGAATAGTGCAAACCAACCAAATCGTCAAACACATAAAAAATAGGCTAAAAATTCATAACAGAATGAAAGAAAATGGAGGCAGGAGCGCAACCTTGGCAGCCCCCCTGCCCCTTGATGCCATCACGGTTTAAAGCTGACGGTCACATCGCGGCCCGAAATGTTCAGGTGGTTGCTCACCAGATGGATGATGGCAAGCACCTGATCGGGCTTCAGCTCCGCCGCTTTGACGACCACGTTGACGCGCCCGTTTTGCTGCATGACGACGGCGTCGGCGTACCCCTCGGCCTTGATCAGTTCCTCCAGTTGCATCTCCGCGCTGGCCGCATCCTCGAGAGCATCCAATTTTTTCTTCGCTTCGGCCACCGCCTCCGCCGACGCCTCAGCGCTGGCCAGCACATCGAGCAGTTCCTCGTGCTGGCGCGCACGCATCTCCTCGCGCATGTACCGATAGTTGGCGAAGAAGTCGTCGGATCCGGCGGTCGGCAGGGCGGTCGGAGCGTTGGCCGTCGGGTCCGTCTGCTGGCCCTTTGCCCCCTCCCCCTTCCCGAAGCGGCATCCTGCCCCGCTTCAGTCGTCGTCACGCTGCCCGTCGGCGCGTCCGTCTTCGCCGGCTCGCCCCCGGCGTTAAAAGCCACCGGCGGTTCGGGGGCCGGTTCGGCAAGCAGCATGTACGCCGACACCACCACCATCACGGTTAACGCGGACAAGAGCCACACGTTCTTGCGGTCTTGCATCCTCATCCTTCCCCCTCACGGTTTTTTCGGCAGCACCGAAATGCGGTGCGCCGGCACGTCCAACACCCGCTGCACGGCCTCGACGATCCACCGCTTCACCTGCGCGTTCTCCACCCCCCGGGCCACCACGAGCACCCCGCGCACCTTCGGCTGGCGCGTCTTGATCACCACCGGCTTCTCGCCGCTGCCCTGGTTGACCACCACCACCTGATCCCGCTGCGTGGTGTCCGTCGTCTTCCGCGTTCCGCCGCGGCTGTCCTCTTCCTCGATCACCTGCTGGCGGTTGTCGCGGTTCACCTGCACCACCTGTTCGGGCGACGTCTCCAGGCTCACCATCACCGACACGTCGGAGACGCCCATGACCAGCTCCAGCATCTCCCGCAGCTGGGACTCGTAATGCTCCTCCAGCTGCTTGATCGTCTGCGGCTCGCCGCCACCAGGGGCCGCGGCCGGCGCATCCCGTGCCATCGGCTCCGGCGGCGTATCCTTTTCAATGGCCAGGGTGTTGCTGACGAGCATGACGCCCACCCCGACGCAGAGGATGAGGATGAGCCATTGCAACGGGGTCAATTTGCCCCCTTCGCCCGCCCCTCCCCCGAAGGGAAACCATCCGCTTTTGCCCACCGCGCGTCCCTCCTTTTCCGCTCCAACCCGTCTTCCACGTTTCGACCGCCTACGCGATGCGCATGCCGGCCTCGGCCTGTCGCCCGGGTCCGCTTCCCGCCACCACGCGCACCTGGTCTTCGCCCACCGCCAGGACCTTGGCCAGGTAGGCTTCCACCTCGGGAAGGCGCCGCCCGTTTGCGGGACGCGCGGCGGGGATATTCCGGTTTTCCTCGTTCGCCACGCGAATGTCAACCGGGGCGACGGGCTCGACATGTCCCCCGCCCTCCGCGTCGTTTCCATGCGGCGCCTCCGCCGCATCCCGCCGCTCCCGCACCGTCACGGTCAGGGAGGCCAGCGACACCCCGCCGTCCGCTTCGCGGGTCCATTCCACGTCCACTTCGTCCACCGCAAGCCCGAAGGCGGCCTCCACCTGCCGCCGCACCAGCTCCGCCACGCGGGATTCCGCCTCCTCCATCGCCCGCTGGTCGAGGACCTGGCGCAGGGCGCGACCCTTCTCGGCGATTGCGCTCACGCTCTCCATCGCCGGCGCGGAAACGGCGGTCTGCACCGCAAGCCACTCGGCAGTCATGTGGGGCGAAAACAGCGTCAGCACCGGGCTCAGGATCACGAGCAAGATCAGCAGTCCCATCACCAGCTTGACGTACCGCTGCAGCTCGGTGTTGGGAAGCAGCAGGTCGAGGACCGTGGCGAGGAGCACGAGGAGCACGATTTTTTTGAGCCATACAGCCAGCATGGCCATCGCCTCACCCCCTACCGGAGCATCACCGCGGCGTTGCCGGCGGCGATGAGGATGGTGATCGAGAGGAAAAACATCAGCCCGACCGTCGCCAGTGCCGCGAAGACAAAGAGCAGATTCTTCCCGATCGTCCCCAGGCACCCGATGATCGGACTGGAGCCCAGGGGCTGCAGCACCGCCGCCGAAAGGTTGTAGATAAACGCGAGGGTCAAGATCTTGATGGCCGGAAACGCGCACAGAAAGAGCAGGATGACCACGCCGGCCAGCCCGATGGCGTTTTTCACGAGGAGCGAGGCCCCGATCACCGTGTCCGTGGCGTCCGAAAACATGCGCCCCACCACGGGAACAAATTGGCTGGTCAGGAATTTCGCTGTCCGCAGCGCCACCCCGTCGGCGACGGCGCTGGTGGCCCCCTGGATCGACACCACGCCGAGAAACACGGTGAGAAAGACCCCGAGCGCGCCCAGGCTGATCGTCCGCAGCAGGTTGGCCAATTGCGTCACCTTGTAGCGGTCGGAAAAGCTGGAGACGATGGACAGAACGGCCGAAAAGAAGAGCAGCGGGAAGACGATCTGCGCAATCAGCGTGCCGCTCACGTTGACAAGGAAAACGATGAGCGGGTGGAACATCGACACGGAGACAACGTGGCCCATGGCCGCCAGCAGCGTCAGCACGAGGGGGATGAGGGCCAGCATGAAGTGGACCATCCGCTCGATCGCCTCGCGGGCGTAGCCGACGGCGAGGTGAAAGCTGCCCACGGCCACCCCGATCAGCACCATGTACGCGATGGCGTAGGCCACCTTGCTGACCGTGTTCCGCTCAAAGGCGTTTTGCAGGGTTTCGAGGAGCATGCTGAACACGGTGAGGATGACGATGGTGCCGAGCAGGCGGCCGCTGGCCAGCACCTCGTGCAGAAAGTAGGTGGCCAGGCCCTTCAGCACCCCCGTCACCTGCAAGCCGCCGTCCTGGCGCAGCACGTCGAGCAGGCTCGGCGCGCGCACCTCGGACAGGTACGGCCCGTAGTCGCGAAGCAGCGCCTGCCATGTCTGCTCCAACCCCGTCGTGTCCAGACGCTCCCACTGCCAGCGAACCAGTTCGTTGAGCGGTTCGGCTCCGGCCGGTGCCGCCGAGAAGGACAGCAGCCCGGCCAGGATCCCCGTCTTTCTCCACACCGTTCCCCATCCCTTCCCGCGGGTCTCGTGGTTAGGCCGGGAGGAGCTTCACGACCGTCTCGATGATCACCGTCACAATGGGAATGGCCATGATCAGAATCAGCACCTTTCCGGCCAGTTCGATCTTGGCGGCAATGGCGCCCTGACCGGCATCCCGTGTGATCTGCGCGCCAAACTCGGCAATGTAGGCCACGCCGATGATTTTGAGGATGGTCTCGAGGTAGATCAGGTTCACCTCGGCCTGAACGGCCAGCCGCTCGATGACGCGAATGACGGCGGCGATCTGCTTGACGAGCAGGAAAAAGATGATCACGCCGGTAAAGACGGTCAGGGAAAAGGCAAAGAGCGGCTTGTGCTCCTTCAGGATGAGGATCAAGACGGTGGCGACCAGACCGATGCCGACGACCTGGATGATGTCCACGCGTCCCCCCTCCTACGAAAAGAGGAAGACCCGCCGGATCTCCTGGAACAGGTCGTTCAGAAACTGGATGACCATGAACAAGACGACGATGAACCCGATCAGCGTCACCCAATGGGCCACGTCCTCTTTCCCCGCCTGCTTCAGCACGGTGTGGATGATGGCGATGATGATCCCGATGCCGGCGATCTGGAAGATGGCGTTCACGTCATAGCCCATACCCGCACCTCACATCCCCCATCAGTACATGAGCAACACGACGAGAAGGCCCGTCAGCACGCCAAGGCTTTTGGCCATCTTTTCGTACCGGCGTTGGTCTTCCCGCGCCAAGGCTTCCTCGGCGCGGAGGTGGGCGCACGCCGCGGTGATGTGGCGCTGTTGGTGCAGGCGGTCCGACCGGCCCAGCGACGCGGCCAGCTCGAGGAGGATTGCCCAATCCCCCTCCTTGAGCGCCAGCGCCCCGCGGTATTGCTGCACCGCCCGTTCCCAGCACAGCCGGTTGTCCGCCCCGTCCATCTCTTCCAGGTTGGCTGCCGCCTGACCAAACAGGGCGGCAAGGGGCCCGCGAAAGCGTTCGGCCAAGTGACGCAGGGCAAGCGGAAGGGGCGTGCAGCGGTAGACGATCTCCGTCTCCAGGACGCGCAGCATCTGCTCGAGCTGCAGGAGCTGGCGCGGACGCAAGGCCAGCTGGCGGGCGACGAGGAAGCCAAACGCGGCGCACGACCCGAACACCATGGCCGCCCCGATCAGCTTCAGCATGGGATCGCCTCCCGCGCCAGGCGGCGAAACTGGCCGTCGAACACCGCTTCCACGGTGCCAGGGCCATTCCGCCGGCTCAGCACGACGAAACGGTCAAAGGCCCCCGACTGC
Coding sequences within it:
- the acsA gene encoding acetate--CoA ligase, giving the protein MPGITPNLENYEETYRTFTWEGAERVFSWAKTGRVNMAYECIDRHCAGSRKDKVALYYSDPTGRDEAYTYDELRVLSNKFGNVLRKLGVRKGDRVFLFLPRSPELYVSLLGILKIGAIAGPLFEAFMEEAVRDRLQDSEAVALVTTPKLLPRVPVKDLPALKHILLVGAGDDLPQGDGVGYYDYQKEMAAAEEELEIEWVDREDGMILHYTSGSTGKPKGVLYVHNAMIHHYWTGLWAVDLKEDDIYWCTADPGWVTGTSYGVFAPWLHGVTNVIRGGRFDPREWYATIEKYRVTVWYSAPTAFRMLMGAGEAVAREYDLSSLRHILSAGEPLNPEVVRWGLKVFGLRIHDNWWMTETGGIICSNYRCMDIKPGSMGKPVPGVQVAILDDEGNELPPYRMGHLAVRVGWPSMMRRIWNNEEKYKEYFRFPGWYISGDTAYKDEDGYIWFQGRADDVINTSGERVGPFEVESCLVEHPAVAEAGVIGKPDPVRGEIIKAFIALREGYAPSEELKKEIAQFVRERLAAHAMPREIEFRDKLPKTRSGKIMRRVLKAWELGLPAGDLSTLED
- a CDS encoding SpoIIIAH-like family protein, whose product is MPTAGSDDFFANYRYMREEMRARQHEELLDVLASAEASAEAVAEAKKKLDALEDAASAEMQLEELIKAEGYADAVVMQQNGRVNVVVKAAELKPDQVLAIIHLVSNHLNISGRDVTVSFKP
- the spoIIIAG gene encoding stage III sporulation protein AG yields the protein MGKSGWFPFGGGAGEGGKLTPLQWLILILCVGVGVMLVSNTLAIEKDTPPEPMARDAPAAAPGGGEPQTIKQLEEHYESQLREMLELVMGVSDVSVMVSLETSPEQVVQVNRDNRQQVIEEEDSRGGTRKTTDTTQRDQVVVVNQGSGEKPVVIKTRQPKVRGVLVVARGVENAQVKRWIVEAVQRVLDVPAHRISVLPKKP
- the spoIIIAF gene encoding stage III sporulation protein AF, with product MAMLAVWLKKIVLLVLLATVLDLLLPNTELQRYVKLVMGLLILLVILSPVLTLFSPHMTAEWLAVQTAVSAPAMESVSAIAEKGRALRQVLDQRAMEEAESRVAELVRRQVEAAFGLAVDEVDVEWTREADGGVSLASLTVTVRERRDAAEAPHGNDAEGGGHVEPVAPVDIRVANEENRNIPAARPANGRRLPEVEAYLAKVLAVGEDQVRVVAGSGPGRQAEAGMRIA
- the spoIIIAE gene encoding stage III sporulation protein AE, with translation MWRKTGILAGLLSFSAAPAGAEPLNELVRWQWERLDTTGLEQTWQALLRDYGPYLSEVRAPSLLDVLRQDGGLQVTGVLKGLATYFLHEVLASGRLLGTIVILTVFSMLLETLQNAFERNTVSKVAYAIAYMVLIGVAVGSFHLAVGYAREAIERMVHFMLALIPLVLTLLAAMGHVVSVSMFHPLIVFLVNVSGTLIAQIVFPLLFFSAVLSIVSSFSDRYKVTQLANLLRTISLGALGVFLTVFLGVVSIQGATSAVADGVALRTAKFLTSQFVPVVGRMFSDATDTVIGASLLVKNAIGLAGVVILLFLCAFPAIKILTLAFIYNLSAAVLQPLGSSPIIGCLGTIGKNLLFVFAALATVGLMFFLSITILIAAGNAAVMLR
- the spoIIIAD gene encoding stage III sporulation protein AD codes for the protein MDIIQVVGIGLVATVLILILKEHKPLFAFSLTVFTGVIIFFLLVKQIAAVIRVIERLAVQAEVNLIYLETILKIIGVAYIAEFGAQITRDAGQGAIAAKIELAGKVLILIMAIPIVTVIIETVVKLLPA
- the spoIIIAC gene encoding stage III sporulation protein AC → MGYDVNAIFQIAGIGIIIAIIHTVLKQAGKEDVAHWVTLIGFIVVLFMVIQFLNDLFQEIRRVFLFS
- the spoIIIAB gene encoding stage III sporulation protein SpoIIIAB — encoded protein: MLKLIGAAMVFGSCAAFGFLVARQLALRPRQLLQLEQMLRVLETEIVYRCTPLPLALRHLAERFRGPLAALFGQAAANLEEMDGADNRLCWERAVQQYRGALALKEGDWAILLELAASLGRSDRLHQQRHITAACAHLRAEEALAREDQRRYEKMAKSLGVLTGLLVVLLMY